Genomic segment of Dehalogenimonas alkenigignens:
AGGCCGGGTTTTTCGAAGCGCTTCGCCAACCAAAAAGCGCCGGCGAGTTAGCCGCTGAATGCAGTACCGACGCCGAAGTAAGCGAGAAAGTGTTGATCGCGATGTGTGCCCTTGGCGTCTTGAAACGGACAGGGAGCCTGTTCGATCTGACACCGCTGGGGCGTGAAATCCTGCTGCCCGAGAGCCTGCGATATATCGGCGGGGCGCTGGACTTCAGCGAGTATATGTGGTGGGAATGGTCGGTTCTACCAGATATGCTTAAAGGCGGGGAAAAATACGCCCGGCGTTTCCGCCAGATTAAAGAACTCCAGCGGGATGCCGAATATATAATCAAGACCGATTATTTCCCGCTGGCGATGCACACCAAAGCGATCAACGGCGGGGTGCAGTTCGTTGCCGCCCATGTCGATCTGAGTAAAAGGCGCCTGCTGCTGGATATCGGCGGCGGCCCTGGGACGTACAGTGCCGGGTTGTGCCAGCGCTTCCCCAACTTGAAAGCGATCGTTTGGGATGCGCCCGGCCCACTGGCTGTTGCCAGGCAGGTAATCCGGAATCTGGGTTTGGAAGATCGGATCAGGCTGGAAACAGGCGACTGGGAAACCGACGAATTCAGCCCCGGATGCGATGTCATACTACTGTCAAATGTGATGCACGGCCCGGACAGCGGCGCGGCGGAAAAGCTGGCCAAAGTTTTCCGAGCGCTGGATCCGGGCGGGGTGATTATTGTCCAGGAATTCCTGCTTGATGCCGATAAAAACGGGCCGCTGGAGGCGGCAGTGTTCAACATCATGGTCGGTGCTTTTTCCGATATCGAACTGATAGGGTTGATCGGAACGGCCGGGTTCAGAGAGGTAGCATTGGTTGCCCGGAACCCATTGACAGGCAGCGGTCTCATCACCGCCGTCAAGCCAGGTTGAGGAAACTGTTTGGGAGAAGGGTCAATGGAGCTTGAAAAACGATTCTCGATAGCTCATTTCGACAGTTGGCCTGGGGACCTGACTTATTACGAAGCAATCAGTAATTCATCCCCGGAGTTCCGCCGGGAGATTCATGACATCTACTTCGGGAAGATATTCCGCTGCAACTATCGCGAACAGGAACAGTGGGACGACCGCCAGAAGCTGCACGAAGTTACCTACGGCAACGTCATGGGGGTTGAAGCCACCGATGCGCAGGTCGCCCAGTTATTCCGCATCCAGTCCGAGTTCGGCATCCAGGTGTCGCTGACCATCAACCAGTTGAATGTTCCCGTAGAAATATTTTATAGCCGCGGCGACCGGGTGGCGCGGGATTTCATCGAGTGGTTGGGCGGCTACTACGATAGGGGCTTACGGAGCTGTACCCTGGCTAACAATCACCTGATGCGCACCGGCATGCTCCGGAAAATGTTCCCGGAGATGACCTGGAAAAACACTGTTAACCAGCAGGTGACGACAGCGCAGCAGGTCATTGATTATCTCTACCTGGGATATGACACCATTCAACTTGACCGGTCATTGAACCGCAACCTGGGCGAGCTCAGGCGGATCCGCCGGGCGGTCGAAACCTTCAGACTAAAACACCCTGAACGAAATGTCCGAACCTGCATGCTGGTGTGGGAGGACTGTCTGCCCTCCTGCCCGTTTAAACGGGAGCATGACGATTTGCAGCCCTATCATCGAAGGGTCAATTACTGGAAGAGCGGCCCTGGCGCCGGCACATGTTCCCGATGGCGGGACAGCGCAACGGGAAAAAGCCTGTTACCACGCGCCGGCAATAACTGTTATTGGGTCACGCAGCAGACATTCCAGGAGTACGCAGCGCTGGTGGATGTGTTTAAGTTCAGCGGGCGCCTGACAGAATATACACCGCTGAGCGGCGACGGGAAGCTTCAGTTCGGGTGGAGCGCGCGGAACAACGCCGTGTCTTCATTCGGCGAGATCCTTAACCACTCCCTCCTGCCGGTGAGCGCCTGGTCTCTGGGTGCCTTTAAAATGGCCCCGTTTGAGCGGAATCCCGAGAAAATCAGGCGGGACCTGAGCGGCAGCCTGTGGCTGACGGACGCCGGGTTGAAACTTGAAGAGAAGCTTACCACCTGCCGCAGCCAGTGCCTTGAGTGTCATCTCTGCGAACGTACTTTCGGGATGCCTGATATAGATTCGCTGGTAGCAATTTAGAACGCCCCGGCACGGCGATATCGAAAAATAAAAAGAGGAGGGGATTAGCCCCTCCTCTTCTTATTAGCCGCTTGGACTCAGGAAATCTTCGGTTTAGGCGCGATGCCGAGCGGCAGGCTGGAATCCTGGCTGCTCGATGAGAAGCCGGACAGTTTCCGCTGCACCGTCTTGTAGAACTTGTTGACCTGGCCGTGGAACTTGATCAGCTCCCCGACCTCCCGCAGGAACTTGAGCGGGTTCTTGAAAAGGGTCAGGAAATATTCGGGGTTGTGCTTCAGGGTGAACCTGATGCGCTGGGCGGCGTAGTTGGCGCGCCAGTTGGCCGCGGCCTCGGTCATCATTTCGGTGGGCACGTGGCTCAAGTTGATTTTATTAGCATACTCGATGAGGAATTCCGGCCAGTCGTCGAGGCGGGCCGGCGGCGTCACCACGCCCTGCGACACGCAGTAATCATAAAGGGCGCTGCCGGGGAAGGGGACGAAGCGGTTGTACATGTAATAGGGATTGTCCAGCCGTTTCAGCATTTCATGAGTGGCGTTGAAGTCCTCGACAGTTTCGGTGGGGTAGCCGTAGATGATATAGACCGAGGTGCGGATCTTATGCTTGACCAGCGACCAGAAAGTCCGCTCCATCTCCGGTACGGTGATATCCTTCTGCATGAAGTCCAGGCCGCGCTGGCTGCCTGACTCCAGCCCCAGGCCGACGGCGACGCAGCCGGCTTTGGCCATCAGAGCGACATCGGCATCTGAGAGGTCGGCTCTGGAGTCGCAGTTCCAGGAGATATTAATCTTGCGCTCGATGAGGAGGTTGCAGAATTCGCGCAGTCTCTTGCGGTTGAAGGTGAAGTTGTCCTCGTCGAAGCGGATATATTTGGCGTCGTAGTGCTGGCGCAGGAATTCGATCTGGGAGATGATCCGTTCGGCGGAAAGGTAGCCAATGTAACCCTTGTTGTAGGCCTTGTTGTAGCAGAAGGCGCAGCGGTGGACGCAGCCGCGGGAGGTGTTGATGCCGATCATGGAGTACTTCTTCACCGGCACCAGATGCCAGGCCGGGTCCGGCAGCGCTTCCAGGTCCTTGATGAACGGGCGGGGCTCGTTAATGACCATCTGGCCGTCGATCTTGAAGCCGAGGCCTTTGATGTCGTTGAGTTTCCGATCGCCCTTTTCCAGGTAATCGATCAGTTCGGCCAGGGTGTACTCGCCGGCGCCGATGACGACGTAGTCGATATACGGCTCGGACAGGGTCTGTTTCGGCAGAACGCTGGTATGGACGTTGCCCCAGACGATCGGCACAGCCGGGAACAAAGCCCGAAACTGCTTTGACTGGAGAATAGCGCCTTCCAGGTTGGGGCCGGTGATGACCGAGAAGCCGATCAGCTGCGGTTTGAAATCGATGAAATCTTCAGGCTTACGTTCGTCCACGAAGCCGTCGTAGACCTTGACCTCGTGGCCCAGCTGCTCAAGGTACGAGGCGAGGTAGAGCAGTCCCTTGGGCAGGTTGGTGTAAGCCTTAGCGTAATACGCGGAATAATTGGGATTGGGTGAAGTCACTAACAGGACTCTCATGGGGCGGATACCTCCTCGGGTTCTAGAATTTGATGCAGGATTTGGTCCGGACGGCGGTTTAAGCCCTCGGCGGCGGCCAGATATCTGGCTGAATCGGCGCCGGCGCCGGGGCAGGCTTCGGCGGGGAAGACGTTGTAGATGGGGTATTTGAGGGCTTCATCGCCTCGGAAGTGAAAAACGCGGGAGAGGTGCTTCCTGACCAGGCCGGCAGCCTGGTCCATCTCTTCAGCAGTAGCCCGGCGCCACGGGTTGTTGCCGACCGGGAAGTAGGGCAGCAGGATGAAAGGGATGTTTTGATCTCGGGAGGCGACAAACTCGGCGACGCGCTCGACCTCGGCGGCGTCGATATAGCCCGGGATAAGCACTGTATCCACGACTATTTTTTTAGCCATGGCGATCAGCCGGTCGAAGTTCTCAAGGGTGGGGCGGTTGGAAGCCCCGGTGTAATCCAGGTGCAGCCGGTCATCCATCGCCTTGAGGCCGACCTCAACGGTGTCGGTGAAATTGAGGTCGGGCAGCATCGCGGCGTTGGTGACCAGGGTCACCCTGGCGCCGTAGCGGCGGCGCAGCATTTCGGTGAACGCCGGGTAAGCGGGGTCCAGGCCGGCTTCCTGACCTTCGATGACCACCGAATGGAAATCGAGCTTATCGAGGATAGCCTCGACTTCAGCCAGCGTCAGGAACTTTTCCGGCGGGCTGGCAAGGACTTCGGGCTGGCGCTTCAGCATGCCGCCGAAGTCCAGCATCGGGCTGTAGATTTGGGTAGAGCAGTAGCAGCCGCGGCACTGGAAATTGCAGCCCCAGAAATGGACGCAGACATCCTTCTGCTCCGGCGTGTAGGTGATATGGTAGATGCAGGTCTTCATGACCGGCGTCCGAAACCGCCTTCAAGGTAAGGTTCTATAGGCGGGCAGGCATCGGGCCAGGGCGGCACGGCGCGGTTATAGGCGGCAGCCTGGCGTTCCAGCACCAGGTATAACGCCGAGCCGAGGATCGAGGCTATGCACAGTATCCAAAGCAGAATCATCATTACGCCGCCTCCGGCTACTTCATTCCTACGGAAGATAAAAGGGCGTTGAGGTTGGGTTCGTACGAAGCGCCGCCGGCACCCTCGGGGAAGGCGGAGAAGACTTCATACTTAAGTTCTTCGTTGCCGCGGAAGAAGAAGACATTTTTAAGGTGCTTGCGGGCGGCTTCGGCGGCTTTTTCCATTTCCTCGGTGGTCGGCCGCCGCCAGGGGTTGTCGCCGGCTTTGAAGTACGGCAGAATGACGAACAGCATGTCCTTCTTGACGCCGGCGATGAATTCGGCGATGCGCTCAATCTCATCCACCTCTATATAGCCGGGGATGTAAACCGATTCCACGAAGGTATTCTTGCCTGACTGGACGAGTTTCCGGAGGTTATCAAGCACCGGTTTGTTGGAAACGCCGGTGTAATCGATATTGAGTTCATCGGTCACCGCCTTGATGCCGACTTCGACCCGGTCGATGTGAGACAAATCGGGCAGCTCTATGCCGTTGGTCAGCAGCAGGTTGTGGCTCTTGTAGCGCTCGTGGAGCAGCCGGGCGATGTTGGGCAGTTCGGGGTCCATGGCGGCCTCCTGGCCTTCGAAGACCACGCTGGTGAATTCATACTGGTCGAGAATGGCCAGCAGTTCGTCGA
This window contains:
- a CDS encoding methyltransferase, which codes for MENKQKHDLFNLPFITEAGLAIELGWVFRNSRVLLAAYQAGFFEALRQPKSAGELAAECSTDAEVSEKVLIAMCALGVLKRTGSLFDLTPLGREILLPESLRYIGGALDFSEYMWWEWSVLPDMLKGGEKYARRFRQIKELQRDAEYIIKTDYFPLAMHTKAINGGVQFVAAHVDLSKRRLLLDIGGGPGTYSAGLCQRFPNLKAIVWDAPGPLAVARQVIRNLGLEDRIRLETGDWETDEFSPGCDVILLSNVMHGPDSGAAEKLAKVFRALDPGGVIIVQEFLLDADKNGPLEAAVFNIMVGAFSDIELIGLIGTAGFREVALVARNPLTGSGLITAVKPG
- a CDS encoding B12-binding domain-containing radical SAM protein, with translation MRVLLVTSPNPNYSAYYAKAYTNLPKGLLYLASYLEQLGHEVKVYDGFVDERKPEDFIDFKPQLIGFSVITGPNLEGAILQSKQFRALFPAVPIVWGNVHTSVLPKQTLSEPYIDYVVIGAGEYTLAELIDYLEKGDRKLNDIKGLGFKIDGQMVINEPRPFIKDLEALPDPAWHLVPVKKYSMIGINTSRGCVHRCAFCYNKAYNKGYIGYLSAERIISQIEFLRQHYDAKYIRFDEDNFTFNRKRLREFCNLLIERKINISWNCDSRADLSDADVALMAKAGCVAVGLGLESGSQRGLDFMQKDITVPEMERTFWSLVKHKIRTSVYIIYGYPTETVEDFNATHEMLKRLDNPYYMYNRFVPFPGSALYDYCVSQGVVTPPARLDDWPEFLIEYANKINLSHVPTEMMTEAAANWRANYAAQRIRFTLKHNPEYFLTLFKNPLKFLREVGELIKFHGQVNKFYKTVQRKLSGFSSSSQDSSLPLGIAPKPKIS
- a CDS encoding radical SAM protein, producing MKTCIYHITYTPEQKDVCVHFWGCNFQCRGCYCSTQIYSPMLDFGGMLKRQPEVLASPPEKFLTLAEVEAILDKLDFHSVVIEGQEAGLDPAYPAFTEMLRRRYGARVTLVTNAAMLPDLNFTDTVEVGLKAMDDRLHLDYTGASNRPTLENFDRLIAMAKKIVVDTVLIPGYIDAAEVERVAEFVASRDQNIPFILLPYFPVGNNPWRRATAEEMDQAAGLVRKHLSRVFHFRGDEALKYPIYNVFPAEACPGAGADSARYLAAAEGLNRRPDQILHQILEPEEVSAP
- a CDS encoding radical SAM protein; translated protein: MKYYATGKQIVYPPDYKTKVMFLRKSQEWIDRKIAEGILESAYSFTAGGGFLVFNVESHEELIKHLIDFPMYCLSEFKVEPMVSFNQNAEIIINEFKKLGVYHDGWARTRVYHVAYTPELKEICLFFWGCNIECRGCYCKRRVYSPMLKDFLGKHVEEPSGIAPAPEKFLTIDELLAILDQYEFTSVVFEGQEAAMDPELPNIARLLHERYKSHNLLLTNGIELPDLSHIDRVEVGIKAVTDELNIDYTGVSNKPVLDNLRKLVQSGKNTFVESVYIPGYIEVDEIERIAEFIAGVKKDMLFVILPYFKAGDNPWRRPTTEEMEKAAEAARKHLKNVFFFRGNEELKYEVFSAFPEGAGGASYEPNLNALLSSVGMK